The Candidatus Binatia bacterium genome includes the window GTGCGGTAGAGACTCTCACGGCTCACCCGGGCAGCGCGCGCCAGAGTGGCCATCCCGCCCTTCGCCATCGCCACATTGCGCAACGCCTCCAACAAGACGGCCGGCTTGCCATCCTCCAGAGCGGCGTTGAGATAGGCGACGATGTCCTTCTGCGTCTTCAGATAGTCCGAACCCTTGTATGCGGTTGCCTTCATGCTTGCCTCCGATACTCTCGCCAATACGACCGGGCTCGCGTGATGTCGCGGCCCTGAGTGGATTTCTCTCCCGCACAAAGAAGCACGACGACGGTCATTTTCTCCCTTGCGAAGTAGACGCGATATCCCTTGCCTTCCCGAATCCGCAGCTCGAACACCCCCGCACCGACCGCTTTCCAATCGCCCGGAAGTCCCACCCGCAGGCGATCGAGTTGAACGAGGACCCGGGCCTTCGCACGCACATCCTTCAGCGTCGCCATCCAGCGATCGAACGGAACGACACCATCGTCGC containing:
- a CDS encoding putative addiction module antidote protein, encoding MKATAYKGSDYLKTQKDIVAYLNAALEDGKPAVLLEALRNVAMAKGGMATLARAARVSRESLYRTLSRRGNPKIETVMELLRALGLKLSVERTRAA
- a CDS encoding type II toxin-antitoxin system RelE/ParE family toxin; this encodes MATLKDVRAKARVLVQLDRLRVGLPGDWKAVGAGVFELRIREGKGYRVYFAREKMTVVVLLCAGEKSTQGRDITRARSYWREYRRQA